From a region of the Stenotrophomonas sp. BIO128-Bstrain genome:
- a CDS encoding DUF3016 domain-containing protein — translation MNRTSLIAGALAGLLLIGSAAAAPRTVTDPQAPRALKTEGPVQVTWSDPAQFTEIRLSNNRFEAERGDWVQQLAKYVQTTASKALQPGQTLQVTFTDIKRAGDYEPWHGPRANDIRVMRDIYPPRVTLTYTLKDAQGQVISEGERKLQDTGYLHNIGRQSDTDPLRYEKRLLDDWIRRDLRNEATAST, via the coding sequence ATGAACCGCACCTCCCTGATCGCCGGGGCCCTGGCCGGGCTGCTGCTCATCGGCAGCGCGGCGGCCGCCCCGCGTACCGTGACCGACCCGCAGGCCCCGCGCGCGCTCAAGACCGAAGGCCCTGTCCAGGTGACCTGGAGCGACCCGGCCCAGTTCACCGAGATCCGGCTGAGCAACAACCGCTTCGAGGCCGAACGCGGCGACTGGGTGCAGCAACTGGCCAAGTATGTGCAGACCACGGCCAGCAAGGCGCTGCAGCCCGGCCAGACGCTGCAGGTCACCTTTACCGACATCAAGCGCGCCGGCGATTACGAGCCCTGGCATGGCCCTCGCGCCAACGACATCCGGGTGATGCGCGATATCTACCCCCCGCGCGTGACCCTGACCTACACCCTGAAGGATGCGCAGGGCCAGGTGATCAGCGAAGGGGAACGCAAGCTGCAGGACACCGGCTACCTGCACAACATCGGGCGACAGAGCGACACCGACCCGCTGCGCTATGAGAAGCGCCTGCTGGATGACTGGATCCGGCGCGACCTGCGCAACGAGGCCACGGCCAGCACATGA
- a CDS encoding DUF3247 family protein produces the protein MSRYAPRIHTDPAAIAALEALLPQLHGQTQVELTLDDGSRLLGTVAVQPTLQQYRDADEHEGSNGQLRLDDLDTPVQQHLIWLDQIRAIRQLPYHE, from the coding sequence ATGTCACGTTACGCCCCCCGCATCCACACCGATCCGGCCGCCATCGCGGCCTTGGAAGCGCTGCTGCCGCAGCTGCACGGCCAGACCCAGGTCGAGCTTACGCTTGATGACGGCAGCCGCCTGCTGGGCACCGTGGCAGTGCAGCCGACGCTGCAGCAGTACCGCGATGCCGACGAACATGAAGGCAGCAACGGCCAGTTGCGATTGGACGATCTGGATACGCCGGTCCAGCAGCACCTCATCTGGCTCGATCAGATCAGGGCCATCCGGCAGCTGCCCTACCACGAGTGA
- a CDS encoding PAS domain-containing sensor histidine kinase — protein sequence MERASFLASSPDPALYRTVLERLNAGFCIIEVIFDDAGVGVDYRFVEVNEAFSRNTGLSNVCGQRMTSLQPGHETDWYSTYGEVALSGQARQFEMEARALNRWYSVEAVSVGEPDEHLVAVVFFDITNRKHIEVELAESEARFSALADGLPMPVWVLDERGHSRFVNSAFSEFFGGDEQRVPDDVWCGLVHPDDASVFDYELQEALKSQRSMHALVRGRRADGQWRWLEMNARPRFSRMGRFIGLAGSSPDVTERREIEMAREELLQSERAARSAAENMARLKDEFLATLSHELRTPLTTILGWSELLLQRIDNTSPMYKGLGVIANSAMAQKRLISDMLDLSSMLLGKVQLEVEMLDLRAQLEEAMRAQELVAEGKALSMELVMPDEPCLVLGDATRLQQVLWNLLSNAIKFTPAEGRVVLTLAADGGHWSITVTDSGDGIAPEFLRHLFSRFRQADGTTTRRHGGLGLGLAIVQQLVELHGGVVAASSEGHGQGASFNVRLPRYQPQADGRPLREVFSGPITEQIIEPYPLKGLHLLAVEDQPEVLEYLRRLLEEQGASVTTASSAGEALALLNENGHSGIDALLTDIGMPGMDGYGLVRTLRDNMGVEPEALPAVAVTALARADDRKRALASGFQEHVAKPYSVAQLVAAVRGVLASR from the coding sequence TTGGAACGCGCCTCTTTCCTGGCTTCATCGCCGGATCCGGCCCTGTATCGCACGGTCCTTGAGCGCCTGAATGCGGGGTTCTGCATCATCGAGGTGATCTTCGACGATGCCGGGGTGGGCGTGGATTACCGGTTCGTGGAGGTCAACGAGGCGTTTTCGCGCAATACCGGCTTGAGCAATGTCTGCGGGCAGCGGATGACCAGCCTGCAGCCCGGCCATGAGACGGACTGGTACAGCACCTATGGCGAGGTGGCACTGAGCGGCCAGGCCCGGCAGTTCGAGATGGAAGCACGCGCGCTGAACCGGTGGTATTCGGTCGAGGCGGTCAGCGTTGGCGAACCGGACGAGCATCTGGTGGCCGTGGTGTTCTTCGACATCACCAACCGCAAGCACATCGAGGTGGAGCTGGCCGAAAGCGAGGCGCGCTTCAGTGCGCTGGCCGATGGCCTGCCGATGCCGGTGTGGGTCCTGGATGAGCGCGGGCATTCGCGCTTCGTCAACAGTGCCTTCAGCGAGTTCTTCGGCGGCGACGAGCAGCGCGTACCGGACGATGTCTGGTGTGGCCTGGTGCATCCCGACGATGCTTCCGTGTTCGATTACGAACTGCAGGAGGCACTGAAGTCGCAGCGCTCCATGCATGCGCTGGTGCGCGGTCGTCGCGCCGATGGCCAATGGCGCTGGCTGGAAATGAACGCGCGGCCCCGCTTTTCCAGGATGGGCCGTTTCATCGGCCTGGCCGGCAGCAGCCCGGATGTGACCGAGCGTCGCGAAATCGAAATGGCGCGCGAAGAACTGCTGCAGTCCGAGCGTGCCGCGCGCAGCGCCGCCGAGAACATGGCGCGGCTCAAGGACGAGTTCCTGGCCACGCTGTCGCACGAACTGCGCACCCCGCTGACCACCATCCTGGGCTGGAGCGAACTGCTGCTGCAGCGCATCGACAACACCAGCCCGATGTACAAGGGGCTGGGCGTGATCGCCAACAGTGCGATGGCGCAGAAGCGGCTGATCTCGGACATGCTGGACCTGAGCAGCATGCTGCTGGGCAAGGTCCAGCTGGAAGTGGAAATGCTGGATCTGCGTGCGCAGCTGGAAGAGGCCATGCGTGCACAGGAGCTGGTCGCCGAAGGCAAAGCGCTCTCGATGGAACTGGTGATGCCCGACGAGCCGTGCCTGGTGCTCGGCGATGCCACGCGCCTGCAGCAGGTGCTGTGGAACCTGCTGTCCAACGCCATCAAATTCACCCCGGCCGAAGGGCGCGTGGTGCTCACCCTGGCCGCCGATGGCGGGCACTGGTCGATCACCGTGACCGACTCCGGCGACGGCATCGCGCCGGAGTTCCTGCGCCATCTGTTCAGCCGCTTCCGCCAGGCCGACGGCACCACCACGCGTCGCCATGGCGGCCTGGGGCTGGGGCTGGCGATCGTCCAGCAGCTGGTGGAACTGCATGGTGGCGTGGTTGCGGCCAGCAGCGAAGGCCACGGCCAGGGCGCCAGCTTCAACGTGCGCCTGCCGCGCTATCAGCCGCAGGCCGATGGCCGCCCGCTGCGCGAAGTGTTCAGTGGGCCGATCACCGAACAGATCATCGAGCCGTATCCGCTCAAGGGCCTGCACCTGCTGGCCGTGGAAGACCAGCCCGAAGTGCTGGAGTACCTGCGGCGGCTGTTGGAAGAGCAGGGCGCTTCGGTCACCACGGCATCCTCCGCCGGCGAAGCACTGGCACTGCTCAACGAAAACGGCCACAGCGGTATCGATGCCCTGCTGACCGACATCGGCATGCCGGGCATGGATGGGTACGGCCTGGTACGCACATTGCGCGACAACATGGGCGTCGAGCCAGAGGCGTTGCCGGCGGTGGCGGTGACCGCGCTGGCACGTGCGGACGACCGCAAGCGCGCATTGGCGTCAGGCTTCCAGGAGCATGTGGCCAAGCCGTATTCGGTCGCCCAGCTGGTGGCCGCGGTGCGGGGCGTACTCGCCAGCCGCTGA